CGACGACATCGATGGTCATCGAATCCGACGCAGAGCGTTCGTAGACACCTCTACTCGAGGTTGTGCGCCACGTGTAGTCATAAGAAACGTCGACGTCGATGGAGTACGTGCCAGCGTCGATATTGTTCGGCACATCGACTGCGAGTGTAGTGGCGTCGTTCGGTTGGCTATCCGCGACGGGGCCGATTGCCATTGTCCCGCTTCTGACCGTCAATGGCGTGTCGTCCGCGTCGGCCTCGAGTTCGACGTTTCGCGCCGTCGTGACGGCCTCTCGCATGTCTCCAGTTCCGCGCTCGAACTCGCCGTCATTCGTGACGACGAGGGGGACTTCGTTGGTCTCACCGGGCTGGACGATTGGGTTCGGTACGATGACATCCAGATCCGGCTCACCGTGTACATCGTATGATTCCGAGCCTTGCATCTGGGACATGGCTATTTGCTGACCTCTCAGTTCACCCTCTTCGAGGCCTTTTTCGTACGCTGCTTCCTCTTCAGGACTCATCTCGTCGTCATCATCGTCAGCGACTACTGTTCCAACGCCGGCGGCGAACACGCCTGAAGTGACCAACAGCAGAGCCATCACAACCGTAAGCGACGACCTGAACGTCATACGACTCCCTCCACGGGCTGTACTCGAAGGATCCGTCGCTGCTCGGGCAGCGAGCCGTCACTCGTAGTATCAGCCGTCTCTCTCGCAAAATTCGGTTTGGCGACTACGCTCGTCATATAGGAACCTGAGAATAGAAAAATAAAAAAGGTTTCTATTCATGAGTTTCTGGTAGGGCACGAGAACTGATGACAATCGACCGGCCACAACGGGGCATGTGGGCGCGGACACCAGGAACGCGACGTACTGTGGTGGCACACTCGAGTGCAGACGCGCAGCGATTTGCGTCCAGACTCGGCGTTTCGAAGACGACCAGCGCCACGCAGTTACAGCGCCAGACCGAACGGCGAGACAGCGACCTGCCGTCCTGTCACCCCATAGCGAAGGGACGCATTGATTTACGACCAGCACGCACCGACAGGAGCAACACGTAAATGAAGGGATTCAGCGACGAGGAACGGGAACGAATTAGAGCCGACCTGATCGAGTCAGGGCGAGCGTTATTCATTCAGTTCGGCTTAGAGCGAACGCGCATCAAGGATATTACCGACGAGGTCGATATCGGAACGAGTACCTTCTATCGATTTTTCGACTCGAAGGAACACCTCTATACGGAAGTGCTGTACACGGAAGTCGAACGGTTCACGGTCGATCTCGAGGAGAAAATCGAGACCGAACCCGAGCCACGCGAGCAGGTGCGAGTTGCGCTCGAGCAAACGTTCGAGGCAGTCGAATCGAACCCAATCGTCAAGAACCTCATTATCGAGGACGAGGTTCGAACGCTACAAACACAGCTGTCGGACACGAAGCGAGCAGAACTGTCGAACCAACTCGACGATGTCTTCGTGGCGACAGACGAGTGGACCGATCTCGAGACGTTCAAATACGACGACCCAGCAGTCGTCAACGAGTTCTTTCGAACCCTCGTTTTTAGCACGCGATACAAAGACCTTCATTCTCGAGACGCGGTACCTGGATACTCCGAGATTAGAGACGAGTTGATCGACACGATTGTCGATGGCCTGTTCGAGGACTGACCGAACTGTTCGTCCATCTCAGTTTCTCTGCAATTACCGCCGAACGTACGGTCTCGGTGCTCTCGGAGAGCGATCAGTCACCCGTCACTGGATCGCGTTCCCAGAACTCGCTGTCTTTCTTTAACTTTGGTACCCACGTATCCTCAGTCTTCGACAGGAGAGCGACTCGAGACGGTGGCACACCCTTTACTTCGCTGAACTCGGGCATGTACTCCCCGACCGCCTCCGCAAACGCCATGACCTCTTCGTGGTCGGGCATCGACGAGCGGTCCAGCCGACCGCGGGAGTGGCCGACGTGCATGTACGCTTTGAGTTCGATGAAATCGGGATCGGCCAGGTCGTAGAATCCGGCGTACCAGTCGGGATGGTGCATGTTCTCGCCGTCGACGAGCGTCGTCCGCAGGACGGTTCGGGTCTCGTCTTTTGCTCGTAGGACGGCCATCGTCTCGAGGAGGCGGTCCCAGGCGTCGTCGTCGACGGCTTTGACGACCTGATCGAACGTGTGGCGTTCGGGGGCGTCGACGCTGACGTAGAGTTGCGTCGGGTCACACTCTCGGAGCACGTCGGGATTCGTGCCGTTCGAGACGAGGAAGGTCGTGATATCGCGCTCGTGGAAGGCCTCGAGCAGTTCGGGGAGATAGGGGTAGAGCGTGGGTTCGCCGTCGAGTGAGATCGCGACGTGGCGCGGTTCCATGGCTTCCTCGAAGCGCTCGCGTGGGACCTCGTCGTTGCCGCCGAAGCCCGAGAGGAGTTTCTTCTGTAACTCGAGGGAGGCGTCGGCGACGGCGTCGGGGTCGTCCCACTCGACGTCGTCCAGTTCGTAGGCGTGGCCGCGGTGGTCGCGCCAGCAGAAGACGCAGCGTTCGTTGCACTTGACGACCGGCGTCATCTGGATGCAGCGGTGGGATTCGATGCCGTACCAGATGTTTTTGTAACAGCGACCCTCACCGCGGAGGGCGTTGGCCGTCCAGCCGCAGGTCTGGGCGGCCGTGTGGTTCTCGCTGTGGTAGTCGGGCGAATCGACCTGATTCGGCCCTGCCTCGGAATCGCTCATTAGGCGAGGACTAGACCCCAACGGCAAAAACCTCCACGTTCGAGCGCCCCCACCCGACGAGCAGCCACAGGTGGTGATTTTGACGGTGTAGCCGGCGCGTACCAGCCCTCGAGGCGCGTACAGACTGTGACAAACGCCGACTAACAATGGGTCACAACCACACTATCAACGCGTGATCAGTCCGTGTACCAGAGGCGACACGAGAACGCAAGGCAGTCGGGCAGGGCACAGACTCCGGGGCACGCCGTAATGCG
The Natronolimnobius baerhuensis DNA segment above includes these coding regions:
- a CDS encoding TetR/AcrR family transcriptional regulator codes for the protein MKGFSDEERERIRADLIESGRALFIQFGLERTRIKDITDEVDIGTSTFYRFFDSKEHLYTEVLYTEVERFTVDLEEKIETEPEPREQVRVALEQTFEAVESNPIVKNLIIEDEVRTLQTQLSDTKRAELSNQLDDVFVATDEWTDLETFKYDDPAVVNEFFRTLVFSTRYKDLHSRDAVPGYSEIRDELIDTIVDGLFED
- the twy1 gene encoding 4-demethylwyosine synthase TYW1 → MSDSEAGPNQVDSPDYHSENHTAAQTCGWTANALRGEGRCYKNIWYGIESHRCIQMTPVVKCNERCVFCWRDHRGHAYELDDVEWDDPDAVADASLELQKKLLSGFGGNDEVPRERFEEAMEPRHVAISLDGEPTLYPYLPELLEAFHERDITTFLVSNGTNPDVLRECDPTQLYVSVDAPERHTFDQVVKAVDDDAWDRLLETMAVLRAKDETRTVLRTTLVDGENMHHPDWYAGFYDLADPDFIELKAYMHVGHSRGRLDRSSMPDHEEVMAFAEAVGEYMPEFSEVKGVPPSRVALLSKTEDTWVPKLKKDSEFWERDPVTGD